Proteins encoded together in one Terriglobus saanensis SP1PR4 window:
- a CDS encoding tetratricopeptide repeat protein, producing the protein MPETLAIAALNASSPVTRFTRQDLARILRLPARQIASWQRSGLMHVAESYTFEDLSHLRRLREICAARISPRNIRNSVSAMQKLVGTLNPLREASPVPRGSRLVFRHSGALVDPQTHQLVFDFELAGKIPSQMVATRKPDAEHVSRIAQQAQELFLKAVQKEEEPTTVTEAAGLYREVLRIQPKHAASSINLGTILYNQREFEEAEQRYRYATEVDPFYALAFFDLGNVLDELQRLPEAIVAYQRAIALVPEYADAHYNLALAYERQGQRRKALKYWQAYVRLDPVGPWATHARTQARRILATEKLSIVCRRGQKAG; encoded by the coding sequence GTGCCTGAAACGCTTGCCATTGCTGCGCTGAATGCTTCCTCGCCTGTGACGCGGTTTACCCGTCAGGATCTGGCGCGGATTCTGCGTCTGCCTGCGCGGCAGATTGCGTCGTGGCAGCGCTCTGGCCTGATGCACGTGGCCGAATCGTACACTTTTGAAGATCTATCGCATCTCCGCCGCTTGCGGGAGATCTGCGCGGCGCGTATCTCGCCGCGGAATATTCGCAACTCGGTCTCCGCCATGCAGAAGCTGGTTGGCACGCTCAACCCACTGCGCGAGGCCAGCCCGGTCCCGCGGGGTTCGCGGCTCGTCTTCCGCCATAGCGGAGCGCTGGTGGATCCCCAGACGCACCAGCTGGTCTTCGATTTTGAGCTGGCGGGAAAGATTCCCTCGCAGATGGTGGCGACCCGCAAACCGGACGCCGAGCACGTCTCTCGCATCGCCCAACAGGCGCAGGAGCTCTTCCTGAAGGCCGTCCAGAAGGAAGAGGAGCCCACGACTGTGACAGAGGCCGCCGGGCTTTATCGCGAGGTCCTGCGGATTCAGCCGAAGCATGCGGCTTCTTCGATCAATCTGGGGACGATTTTGTACAACCAGAGAGAGTTTGAGGAAGCGGAGCAGAGGTATCGCTACGCCACCGAGGTCGATCCCTTCTACGCCCTGGCCTTCTTCGACCTTGGGAACGTCCTGGACGAGCTCCAGCGGCTTCCAGAGGCCATTGTGGCGTACCAGCGTGCCATTGCGCTGGTCCCTGAGTACGCGGACGCCCATTACAACCTCGCGCTGGCCTACGAAAGGCAGGGGCAGCGTCGGAAAGCCCTGAAATACTGGCAGGCCTATGTCCGTCTGGACCCGGTGGGACCCTGGGCGACGCATGCGCGGACCCAGGCGCGGCGAATTCTGGCTACGGAGAAGTTGAGTATTGTCTGTCGGCGGGGGCAGAAGGCGGGATAA
- the trpC gene encoding indole-3-glycerol phosphate synthase TrpC, with translation MSSTHLDNILSHTRIVVAERKQSANLAELERAAAKHTPRGFASALLRASTDGVAVIAELKKASPSKGMIRPDFDAAPLATTLAAAGAACLSVLTDEKFFLGSLDNLRAASAACNIPCLRKDFMVDTFQVLEARANHADAILLIAAALTDGELRTLRNAARSMHLDVLCEVHNEDELHRVLDLDCEAFGVNSRNLKTFEVSLDVAESMCAQLPGNAVRVAESGIHTPADIERLKAVGYNAFLVGESLMRQPDPAVPLRALLSPVVAVN, from the coding sequence ATGTCTAGCACACACCTCGATAACATCCTGAGCCACACACGTATCGTGGTTGCCGAACGCAAACAAAGTGCAAATCTTGCGGAGTTGGAGCGTGCTGCGGCGAAACATACGCCGCGGGGCTTTGCCTCGGCCCTTCTGCGGGCCTCCACCGACGGGGTTGCCGTCATTGCCGAGTTGAAAAAGGCTTCACCCTCCAAGGGAATGATCCGTCCTGACTTTGACGCGGCTCCGCTTGCCACGACGCTGGCAGCTGCAGGTGCGGCCTGTCTCTCCGTTCTGACGGACGAGAAGTTTTTCCTGGGGTCGCTCGATAACCTGCGCGCGGCTTCGGCGGCGTGCAATATTCCCTGCCTGCGTAAGGACTTCATGGTGGACACCTTCCAGGTTTTGGAGGCCAGGGCCAACCACGCGGATGCGATTCTGCTGATCGCTGCGGCGCTTACCGATGGTGAACTACGGACGTTGCGGAACGCGGCTCGGTCGATGCATTTGGATGTGCTCTGCGAAGTCCATAACGAGGATGAACTGCATCGCGTCCTCGATCTGGATTGCGAAGCGTTTGGCGTGAACAGCCGCAATCTGAAGACATTCGAGGTGTCGCTGGACGTTGCGGAGAGTATGTGTGCGCAGCTTCCTGGCAATGCGGTACGTGTGGCAGAGAGCGGTATTCACACGCCAGCGGACATCGAACGCCTGAAGGCCGTGGGTTACAACGCCTTTCTGGTGGGCGAGAGTCTGATGCGTCAACCGGACCCGGCTGTACCGTTACGCGCATTGCTTAGTCCGGTGGTCGCGGTCAATTAG
- the infC gene encoding translation initiation factor IF-3, producing the protein MRTNEKIRAREIRVIDENGEQMGIMAPFDALKVARERGLDLVEISPNAVPPVCRIQDYGKYLYEKDKSDRAARKKQKVIVIKEVKFSVTVDEHDYQTKKNMAVRFLGDGDKVKASLRFRGRQMAHRDLGYKIINRLIMDIGDAGIVEFMPRMEGTTLHAIIAPTKKAEAPAPPKKVEAPAAPKAAEAAAPVPAPVAETVPQA; encoded by the coding sequence ATCCGTACCAACGAAAAGATCCGCGCGAGAGAGATCCGCGTCATCGACGAAAACGGCGAACAGATGGGCATTATGGCCCCGTTCGACGCTCTGAAGGTCGCCCGCGAACGTGGGCTGGATCTCGTCGAGATCTCCCCCAACGCCGTTCCCCCCGTCTGCCGCATCCAGGACTACGGCAAGTACCTCTACGAAAAAGATAAGAGCGACCGGGCTGCCCGCAAGAAGCAGAAGGTCATCGTCATCAAGGAAGTCAAATTCTCGGTCACCGTGGACGAGCATGACTACCAGACGAAGAAGAACATGGCTGTCCGCTTCCTCGGCGACGGCGACAAGGTGAAAGCCTCCCTGCGTTTCCGCGGCCGCCAGATGGCGCATCGCGACCTGGGCTACAAGATCATCAACCGCCTCATCATGGATATCGGCGACGCTGGCATCGTAGAGTTCATGCCCCGCATGGAAGGCACCACGCTGCACGCCATCATCGCCCCGACCAAGAAGGCGGAAGCCCCCGCACCGCCCAAGAAGGTCGAAGCTCCAGCGGCTCCAAAAGCCGCCGAAGCCGCCGCACCTGTTCCCGCTCCGGTCGCAGAGACAGTTCCCCAGGCCTAG
- a CDS encoding response regulator, whose product MKRRILLVDDEVAVLLTLKAVLEISGFDVDTATSAREGKARIRHREYEMVITDMRMEDERAGEDVIAEARKVSYKPAVALLTAFPVDDISWQDMGADQMLVKPMHTRVLLQQLEDLFVARQNELSGVTVKKAAPVRTTGKSAAKRSATVKKSTKTAAKKAVVKKRVAAKKVVAPAKKVAPAKKAKPPAKKKKVVVKKAAKKR is encoded by the coding sequence ATGAAACGCCGCATTCTGCTTGTCGATGATGAAGTTGCTGTTCTGCTTACGCTTAAAGCTGTGCTGGAGATCAGTGGATTCGATGTAGATACTGCCACCTCTGCCCGCGAGGGGAAGGCGCGTATCCGCCATCGCGAGTACGAGATGGTGATCACCGATATGCGCATGGAAGATGAGCGCGCGGGTGAGGATGTGATCGCCGAGGCGCGCAAGGTTTCCTACAAACCTGCGGTCGCGCTGCTGACGGCGTTTCCGGTGGACGATATCTCCTGGCAGGACATGGGAGCGGACCAGATGCTGGTGAAGCCGATGCATACGCGTGTGCTTCTGCAGCAGCTGGAGGATCTTTTCGTGGCGCGCCAGAATGAATTGAGCGGCGTGACCGTGAAGAAGGCTGCGCCTGTGAGGACGACGGGTAAGTCCGCTGCGAAGCGCTCGGCTACGGTGAAGAAGTCGACGAAGACGGCGGCTAAGAAGGCTGTGGTGAAGAAGAGAGTTGCGGCGAAGAAGGTGGTTGCGCCAGCGAAGAAGGTTGCTCCCGCCAAGAAAGCCAAGCCTCCCGCGAAGAAAAAGAAAGTGGTTGTGAAGAAGGCTGCTAAGAAGCGGTAG
- a CDS encoding DUF6599 family protein, whose translation MPPLRIAAVLLPLLSLAVFAQGPSPANVSLPPAPLLPESFGVFHRTSTASAAVVIAPDEAKEFGVKRSETAEYNQTDGGKTTLTIAATEMQDATGAYSYFTLHRAEMHRCDPSATLGEDCALAPGHLMFWAGDTAVDVTATGLQGIKLSALRDLLTTLPKPGGTKGALPLLPTRLPKQGLEAESIRYAVGPATYAKLGFSLPADVVEFSKSPEIITAHYVGRPGSGTLAIFFYPTPQIAADRSRAIEAAFKSEPNTAVRRVSTMVAIATHGFTQAQATALVGKVTENAQVTWNKPEGFVDKVQQTASVMVKILAFVGIMTFAALILGIFFGGGRALVRKMQGKPLSSLEDMEIIRLDLGGKPSTKLQHSKPPVEPQRP comes from the coding sequence ATGCCTCCCCTTCGTATCGCCGCTGTTCTCCTTCCTCTTCTGTCCCTTGCTGTGTTCGCGCAGGGACCCTCGCCCGCCAATGTCTCTCTTCCTCCGGCACCTCTGCTTCCGGAGAGCTTCGGTGTCTTTCATCGCACAAGCACGGCTTCCGCTGCGGTCGTCATTGCACCGGATGAGGCCAAAGAGTTCGGTGTGAAGCGCAGCGAGACCGCCGAGTACAACCAGACGGACGGGGGCAAGACCACGCTCACCATCGCCGCCACGGAGATGCAGGACGCGACGGGCGCTTATAGCTACTTCACGCTACACCGCGCGGAGATGCATCGCTGCGATCCTTCTGCCACGCTGGGGGAAGACTGCGCTCTGGCTCCGGGACACCTGATGTTCTGGGCGGGCGATACCGCAGTCGATGTGACGGCGACGGGCCTGCAGGGGATTAAGCTGTCCGCACTGCGCGACCTGTTGACGACGCTGCCCAAGCCTGGCGGAACGAAGGGAGCTCTGCCGCTGCTACCGACGCGTCTTCCCAAGCAGGGCCTGGAGGCGGAGAGCATTCGCTACGCGGTGGGACCGGCAACGTACGCGAAGCTTGGATTTTCCTTGCCTGCGGACGTGGTGGAGTTCAGCAAATCGCCGGAGATCATCACAGCACATTACGTTGGCCGGCCGGGAAGCGGAACGCTGGCCATCTTCTTCTACCCGACGCCGCAGATCGCCGCAGACCGTAGTCGCGCGATCGAAGCCGCTTTCAAATCGGAGCCCAACACGGCAGTGCGGCGCGTGAGCACGATGGTGGCGATTGCGACGCATGGCTTCACGCAGGCGCAGGCGACTGCATTGGTGGGCAAGGTCACGGAGAACGCGCAGGTCACGTGGAACAAACCGGAAGGCTTTGTCGATAAGGTGCAACAGACGGCGAGCGTGATGGTGAAGATCCTCGCGTTCGTTGGGATCATGACCTTCGCCGCGCTGATTCTCGGAATCTTCTTCGGAGGAGGTAGAGCGCTGGTCCGCAAGATGCAGGGCAAGCCGCTCTCTTCGCTCGAAGACATGGAAATTATTCGGCTCGATCTCGGTGGAAAACCGAGTACGAAACTCCAGCATTCCAAACCGCCGGTTGAGCCGCAGCGGCCATAG